In Polynucleobacter arcticus, the following proteins share a genomic window:
- a CDS encoding ABC transporter ATP-binding protein, producing MDALDNAIDVQNLTVGYGSNVLLQNLDFSVKNGEIFVILGGSGCGKSSLLKNLFGLYQPLSGDVLIEGQNITTAQGADRQKIMTSFGVMYQQGALFGSMNLLDNVTLFMEEYTKLTRDQMNLLARCKLDLVGLLPYETYMPSEISGGMQKRAAIARAMALDPKILFLDEPSAGLDPITSADLDSTILDLSRNLGFTFVIVSHELASIYSIADKVIMLDKAAKGIIAEGDPKTLRDTSKDPRVHQFFNRIMSKDAA from the coding sequence ATGGATGCTCTCGATAATGCAATCGACGTCCAGAACCTCACCGTGGGTTATGGATCAAATGTGCTTTTACAAAATCTAGATTTCTCCGTAAAGAATGGAGAAATCTTTGTTATTTTGGGTGGATCAGGCTGCGGTAAATCGAGCCTTCTAAAGAATTTATTTGGCCTCTATCAACCGCTCTCTGGTGATGTATTGATTGAAGGTCAAAACATCACTACTGCTCAGGGAGCTGACCGTCAAAAGATCATGACGAGTTTTGGAGTGATGTATCAGCAGGGTGCTTTGTTTGGTTCTATGAACTTGCTGGATAACGTGACACTCTTTATGGAAGAGTACACCAAGCTCACCCGTGATCAAATGAATTTATTAGCACGCTGCAAGCTAGATCTCGTAGGTTTGTTGCCCTACGAAACCTATATGCCTAGCGAAATTAGTGGCGGGATGCAAAAGCGCGCCGCCATTGCTAGAGCAATGGCTTTGGATCCAAAAATTTTATTTCTAGATGAGCCGTCAGCCGGTCTAGATCCAATTACATCAGCTGATCTCGACAGCACGATTCTGGATCTCTCTAGAAATTTAGGCTTCACCTTTGTAATTGTGTCTCACGAGTTAGCAAGTATTTATTCCATCGCCGATAAAGTCATTATGTTAGATAAGGCCGCCAAGGGCATCATTGCCGAGGGTGATCCTAAGACATTAAGAGACACCAGTAAAGATCCTCGAGTACATCAATTCTTTAACCGCATCATGAGCAAGGACGCAGCATGA